Proteins from one Polynucleobacter wuianus genomic window:
- the pyrF gene encoding orotidine-5'-phosphate decarboxylase, which yields MNSRSNTFNQQLQSAWASQGSMLCVGFDPDPKRLPPALQGKPEGIFEFCRDISDATADLVCAFKPQFAYFASQRAEAQLEKLIRHLKDQYPHIPVILDSKRGDIGSTADHYALEAFERYGADAITVNPYMGFDTIEPYLKHHGKGVIVLCRTSNPGGSDLQFLNVSPNGEPLYLHVARLAANQWNGSGQIGLVVGATFPEEIAKVRATVGEMPLLIPGIGAQGGDIEATVKAGSISGKPGTGMIINSSRAILYASSGNDFAQAARQAAQSTRDALRAAT from the coding sequence ATGAACTCTCGCTCAAATACCTTTAACCAGCAACTCCAGTCTGCATGGGCTTCCCAAGGCAGCATGCTGTGTGTTGGTTTTGACCCAGATCCCAAGCGCTTACCCCCAGCCCTTCAAGGGAAACCTGAGGGGATCTTTGAGTTCTGTCGCGATATCTCAGATGCCACTGCGGATTTGGTGTGTGCCTTTAAGCCCCAATTTGCCTACTTCGCCTCTCAACGAGCTGAAGCCCAACTTGAAAAGCTGATTCGTCACCTCAAAGATCAATACCCCCATATTCCGGTAATTCTGGATTCTAAGCGTGGGGACATTGGCAGCACAGCTGACCACTATGCTCTTGAAGCTTTTGAGCGGTATGGCGCGGATGCGATCACCGTAAACCCATATATGGGCTTTGACACGATTGAGCCCTATCTCAAACATCATGGCAAAGGGGTCATTGTTTTGTGCCGCACCTCCAACCCTGGTGGATCAGATTTACAGTTTTTAAATGTTTCACCCAACGGTGAACCTTTGTATTTACATGTTGCCAGATTGGCAGCAAACCAATGGAATGGCTCAGGACAAATTGGCCTAGTCGTTGGTGCAACCTTCCCAGAGGAGATCGCTAAGGTTCGTGCAACTGTCGGCGAGATGCCTTTACTCATTCCTGGCATTGGTGCTCAGGGTGGCGATATCGAAGCCACTGTTAAAGCTGGGAGCATTTCTGGCAAACCTGGGACTGGCATGATCATCAACTCTTCAAGAGCCATTTTGTATGCGAGTTCGGGAAATGATTTTGCACAAGCTGCTCGGCAAGCTGCACAGAGCACACGGGATGCCTTAAGGGCTGCTACCTAA
- the thiL gene encoding thiamine-phosphate kinase — translation MHSQSGPIGEFDLIERFFKTGTAINSTLSLGIGDDCALIKPLLGEEIAITSDMLVEGRHFFVGTDPESLGRKALAVNLSDLAAMGAKPLGFTLAIALPTVDTQWLESLSKGLFAVANQFSCPLIGGDTTAGPLTLSITAIGSVYFEKAIRRSGAKIGDDIWVSGTVGDARLALAALRQEIILPECDLQSIAHRMHQPTPRVELGMKLGGIASAALDISDGLLGDLKHILKQSQVDAEIYLDQLPKSATLQKQSLAIQNQFAASGGDDYELCFTAPSKQRDVILEISKSLNLPLTRIGHITAMQNDKSTIRIMGTNGNFIGDADATALLKSFDHFAQ, via the coding sequence ATGCATTCTCAATCGGGCCCAATAGGCGAATTTGATCTCATTGAACGTTTTTTTAAAACGGGCACTGCCATAAACTCGACTCTGAGTTTGGGTATAGGTGACGACTGCGCCCTGATAAAGCCCTTACTTGGTGAAGAAATTGCCATTACCAGCGATATGCTGGTCGAAGGTCGGCATTTTTTTGTAGGTACTGATCCTGAGTCCTTAGGCCGCAAAGCGCTTGCCGTAAACCTTTCTGACCTAGCGGCGATGGGTGCCAAACCCCTTGGATTTACTTTGGCGATTGCCCTGCCAACAGTTGATACACAATGGCTAGAAAGCCTCTCTAAAGGCTTATTTGCAGTCGCAAATCAATTTTCTTGCCCACTGATTGGTGGCGACACTACCGCTGGTCCGTTGACCCTATCAATTACCGCCATTGGCAGTGTTTATTTCGAAAAGGCCATTCGCAGATCAGGGGCAAAGATTGGGGACGACATTTGGGTTTCGGGAACTGTCGGAGATGCGAGACTGGCTCTTGCTGCACTGCGTCAAGAAATTATCCTTCCTGAGTGCGATCTTCAAAGCATCGCTCACCGCATGCATCAACCCACTCCTAGAGTTGAGCTTGGAATGAAGCTTGGAGGAATTGCTAGCGCAGCCTTGGATATATCCGATGGCTTGCTCGGCGACCTCAAGCACATCTTGAAACAATCCCAAGTTGATGCGGAAATTTACTTAGATCAACTTCCTAAATCAGCAACATTGCAAAAGCAAAGCCTGGCAATCCAAAATCAGTTTGCTGCTAGCGGTGGTGATGATTACGAATTGTGTTTTACGGCGCCTAGTAAGCAACGTGATGTAATTCTAGAAATTAGTAAATCCTTAAATCTGCCTCTCACACGCATTGGCCATATTACTGCCATGCAAAATGATAAATCGACGATTCGCATCATGGGCACAAATGGAAACTTCATTGGCGATGCCGATGCTACCGCACTTCTCAAATCTTTTGACCACTTTGCACAATGA
- a CDS encoding barstar family protein, giving the protein MNNRSENTNTASFEEHSRAESWDSNDRLETESSAANVYAQGGLSRLQTYAANQVSGKKVTASWRAALAVRDAGPPAMLRSVRTNIVQSIRAFRTPDLQEAATELGQHFIYANCTNAMTKGEVLEAIAIAYSFTKQQAKNFDPLLDALTTTTDKAGQQPGFVVVLEGLPCTQKFDKEARETLLDVFRDAVDYWAERRTPYRVFYSFA; this is encoded by the coding sequence ATGAATAATCGCTCTGAAAACACCAATACAGCCAGTTTCGAAGAACATAGCCGCGCTGAAAGTTGGGATAGCAATGATCGACTGGAAACAGAATCGTCTGCTGCCAATGTTTATGCTCAGGGCGGTTTATCTCGTTTACAAACCTATGCAGCAAATCAAGTTTCGGGGAAAAAAGTGACAGCTTCTTGGCGTGCCGCTTTGGCCGTTCGTGATGCCGGACCACCGGCCATGTTGCGCAGCGTGCGCACTAACATCGTGCAATCTATTCGTGCTTTCCGAACACCAGATTTACAGGAAGCAGCTACTGAACTCGGTCAACATTTTATCTACGCCAATTGCACCAACGCAATGACTAAAGGTGAAGTTCTCGAGGCGATTGCTATTGCTTATTCTTTTACTAAGCAGCAAGCAAAAAACTTTGATCCTTTATTGGATGCTTTGACTACAACTACAGATAAAGCAGGTCAACAACCTGGATTTGTAGTGGTGCTCGAAGGCTTGCCTTGCACGCAAAAATTTGACAAAGAAGCTCGTGAGACCTTGTTAGATGTCTTCCGTGATGCTGTTGACTATTGGGCCGAGCGTCGCACACCCTATCGTGTGTTCTACTCTTTTGCTTAA
- a CDS encoding CinA family protein, giving the protein MHSLDTIKTLAEILLAKSWKMAAAESCTGGLVCATLTELAGSSEWFERGYITYSNAAKEENLGVPAELIQSFGAVSEQVAKAMAEGAQANSGANAAISITGIAGPSGGSADKPVGTVCFGWAIQNDAGENRALTKTMHFAGDRQAIRKQACNYVISELAKLLEN; this is encoded by the coding sequence ATGCACTCACTTGATACCATTAAAACCTTGGCAGAAATCTTACTGGCCAAAAGTTGGAAGATGGCGGCCGCCGAGTCTTGTACCGGGGGCCTAGTCTGCGCCACCCTCACGGAATTGGCAGGCTCAAGCGAGTGGTTTGAGCGGGGCTACATTACTTATAGCAACGCAGCTAAGGAAGAAAATCTGGGAGTTCCAGCAGAACTCATTCAATCTTTTGGAGCTGTCAGCGAGCAAGTCGCCAAAGCGATGGCAGAGGGTGCGCAAGCGAATTCAGGGGCAAATGCTGCTATTTCCATTACTGGCATTGCGGGTCCGAGTGGTGGCTCAGCAGACAAACCGGTTGGGACCGTTTGCTTTGGTTGGGCTATCCAAAATGATGCTGGCGAAAATAGAGCACTGACAAAAACGATGCACTTTGCCGGAGATCGTCAAGCGATCCGCAAGCAAGCTTGTAATTACGTGATTAGCGAATTAGCAAAACTGCTCGAGAATTAA
- the corA gene encoding magnesium/cobalt transporter CorA — translation MINLFVLQNGRLSQEQVEDRNELLQYANPIWIDVVDPEEEELVWIKEAFGVLLPELDDLGDLEASARYFEADDGHLHIRTDFLLDEEETSRNVRVAFVLTKQVLFSIHDEDLPVFRLVRLRARLRPGSVSNAKDVLLDLYSTDAEYSADALEEVYENLEQAGKRVLQDDINDADAEQVLETIAKEEDTNGRIRRNVMDTRRALSFLMRSKLLSDEQQEEARQILRDIDSLENHTAFLFDKINFLMDATVGFINLNQSKIIKIFSVVSVALMPPTLLASIWGMNYKHMPELDTTWGYPMAIVAMLISAIIPLWYFHHKGWMK, via the coding sequence ATGATCAACTTGTTCGTCCTGCAAAATGGCCGCCTCTCTCAAGAGCAAGTAGAAGATCGCAATGAATTATTGCAATATGCTAATCCTATCTGGATTGACGTAGTTGATCCAGAGGAAGAAGAGCTCGTTTGGATTAAAGAGGCTTTTGGAGTACTTTTGCCCGAGTTAGATGACTTGGGTGACTTGGAAGCGTCCGCTCGTTACTTTGAAGCCGATGATGGCCACCTCCATATTCGTACTGATTTCCTGTTGGATGAAGAAGAAACTTCGCGCAACGTACGCGTGGCCTTTGTTCTCACCAAGCAAGTACTGTTCTCGATTCATGATGAGGATTTACCCGTATTCCGCTTAGTACGTTTGCGTGCGCGTTTACGCCCTGGATCAGTGAGTAATGCAAAAGACGTATTGCTCGATTTGTATTCGACTGATGCCGAATACTCTGCGGATGCGTTGGAAGAGGTTTATGAAAACCTCGAGCAAGCTGGTAAGCGAGTGTTACAAGATGACATCAATGATGCGGATGCAGAGCAAGTTCTCGAAACGATTGCAAAAGAAGAGGATACCAACGGACGTATTCGTCGCAATGTCATGGATACCCGCAGAGCCTTATCATTCTTGATGCGCAGTAAGTTGTTATCTGATGAGCAACAAGAGGAAGCGCGTCAAATTTTGCGTGATATTGACTCTCTTGAAAACCATACTGCTTTTTTATTCGATAAGATTAACTTCTTAATGGATGCTACAGTCGGTTTCATTAACTTGAACCAATCTAAGATCATCAAGATCTTCTCGGTGGTATCTGTCGCCTTAATGCCACCCACTTTACTGGCAAGTATCTGGGGTATGAACTACAAGCATATGCCTGAGTTAGATACTACTTGGGGTTATCCAATGGCTATTGTTGCCATGTTAATTTCTGCGATTATTCCTTTGTGGTATTTCCATCACAAAGGTTGGATGAAGTAA
- a CDS encoding phosphatidylglycerophosphatase A family protein, translating to MTNQHPSDVQPNFKWMFQTASRTLAFGFGSGLSPIAPGTTGTLWAWAAFLVAEYFLSLEAFFWIIGGGILLGCWICGNVSEELGRKDFGGIVWDEMLAFWLVLILIMPTNIWMQILAFALFRFFDAVKPGPIGMIDRHFKNAEGSEAPSNSLQILWRGFGIMVDDLAAAIFTLIVIAVTLVSITHMGWA from the coding sequence ATGACCAATCAACATCCATCTGATGTACAGCCGAACTTTAAGTGGATGTTTCAGACCGCCAGTCGGACCCTAGCCTTTGGTTTTGGTAGTGGGCTAAGCCCCATAGCACCTGGTACTACAGGCACTCTTTGGGCCTGGGCAGCTTTTTTAGTGGCAGAATATTTCTTATCCCTAGAAGCATTTTTTTGGATCATTGGCGGTGGAATTTTATTGGGCTGCTGGATCTGCGGCAATGTCAGCGAAGAATTAGGCAGGAAAGATTTTGGTGGAATTGTCTGGGATGAGATGCTTGCCTTTTGGTTAGTGCTGATACTGATTATGCCGACTAACATCTGGATGCAAATCCTAGCATTCGCATTATTCCGATTTTTTGATGCTGTTAAGCCGGGGCCAATTGGCATGATTGATCGTCACTTTAAAAATGCAGAGGGATCTGAAGCGCCATCAAACTCACTACAAATACTGTGGCGTGGGTTTGGCATCATGGTGGATGATCTTGCAGCAGCAATCTTCACGCTCATAGTCATAGCTGTCACGCTAGTATCTATTACTCATATGGGTTGGGCCTAA
- a CDS encoding 16S rRNA (uracil(1498)-N(3))-methyltransferase, giving the protein MPQFYLPGPWESQKPTSLTPEVAHHLRVRRIQTGESFPVFDGNGQIAIAELLSLSGKSGLAQLSDIRRDTHRETTYAITLAQSLAGGDKMDWIVEKAVETGAQIIAPMQCERSIIKLTRSSDQERAQKRLVHWEGIIQAACEQCDRTVLAKLEPIQTFEDYLKAKPKPALKLLLSPDATKSMYSVLIESDPQDIVLMIGPEGGHSPAEEAQAEAAGYQIVSLGERVLRTETAGVVAITAVHSVWNPEMQNRLK; this is encoded by the coding sequence ATGCCTCAATTTTATCTTCCCGGACCATGGGAATCCCAAAAGCCCACCTCCCTCACCCCAGAGGTTGCCCACCATCTGCGTGTCAGGCGCATTCAGACTGGAGAGTCTTTCCCAGTATTTGACGGAAATGGGCAAATTGCTATAGCGGAGCTGCTTTCTTTGAGCGGAAAAAGCGGTTTAGCGCAACTTAGCGACATTCGCAGGGATACCCACCGAGAGACCACTTATGCCATTACCTTGGCTCAGAGTTTGGCCGGTGGCGACAAAATGGATTGGATTGTTGAAAAAGCAGTTGAAACAGGCGCTCAAATTATTGCGCCAATGCAATGCGAACGCTCCATCATCAAACTCACACGTTCAAGCGATCAAGAGCGTGCCCAAAAGCGTCTAGTTCATTGGGAAGGAATCATTCAAGCCGCATGCGAGCAATGTGACAGAACAGTACTGGCGAAGCTTGAGCCCATCCAAACTTTTGAGGACTACCTAAAAGCGAAGCCAAAACCAGCACTGAAATTACTGCTAAGTCCAGATGCTACTAAAAGCATGTATTCAGTTTTAATAGAAAGTGACCCACAAGATATTGTCTTAATGATTGGACCTGAAGGAGGTCATTCGCCTGCAGAGGAAGCACAAGCAGAGGCTGCAGGCTATCAAATAGTCTCACTAGGGGAGCGGGTGCTTCGCACCGAAACAGCAGGTGTTGTGGCCATCACGGCCGTACACAGCGTATGGAACCCTGAAATGCAAAATCGCCTCAAATAG
- the tkt gene encoding transketolase, whose translation MSNLQIRMANAIRALSMDAVQLANSGHPGMPMGMADIAVGLWNEHLKHNPTDPHWIDRDRFVLSNGHGSMLLYSLLHLSGYDLPIEELKNFRQLHSKTPGHPEYGITPGVETTTGPLGQGISNAVGMALAEKLLAEEFNRPGFNIIDHYTYVFLGDGCLMEGISHEVCSLAGTLKLNKLIALWDDNGISIDGKVVSWFNEDTPKRFEAYGWNVIRDVDGHDAEAVSKAITKAKKSDKPTLICCKTAIGQGSPNMAGSDKVHGSPLGAAEIAATRVALNWPYAPFEIPKDIYSAWDFKKRGQAAEHEWNKEFQKYKNKFPELASELQRRMRGDLSNDFSSTLNAYLKACQSKAETIATRKASQNAIEALAPALPEFMGGSADLTGSNLTNWSTCKPVRGDQWGNHINYGVREFGMSAIMNGIALHGGYIPFGGTFLTFSDYSRNAIRMAALMKLRSIFVFTHDSIGLGEDGPTHQSVEHVASLRLIPNLMVWRPCDTTESAVAWGAALERKNGPSALIFSRQNCPFVSRNSQQIKDIARGGYVLRDPKSGKIDAVIIATGSEIALALQTAERLEKESSGKIGIRVVSMPSTTVFDQQDATYKAKVLPANIPRVAIEAGVSDFWWKYGCAAVHGVDTFGESAPAGQLYEYFGLTVDQIAKTVKQCIAQK comes from the coding sequence ATGTCAAACCTTCAAATTCGCATGGCCAATGCCATTCGCGCCTTATCCATGGATGCAGTTCAGCTGGCAAACTCAGGTCACCCTGGTATGCCGATGGGAATGGCTGACATCGCTGTTGGATTATGGAATGAACATTTAAAGCACAACCCTACAGATCCACATTGGATTGATCGTGATCGTTTTGTTTTATCTAATGGTCATGGATCAATGTTGTTGTATTCACTCTTGCATCTTTCTGGCTATGACTTGCCGATTGAAGAGTTAAAAAATTTCCGTCAATTACATAGCAAAACTCCAGGACATCCTGAGTACGGAATTACGCCTGGTGTAGAAACAACTACTGGCCCACTTGGTCAAGGTATTTCTAATGCAGTCGGTATGGCACTCGCAGAGAAATTACTTGCTGAAGAATTTAATCGTCCTGGCTTCAATATTATTGATCACTACACCTATGTATTTTTAGGTGATGGTTGCTTGATGGAAGGTATTAGCCATGAAGTGTGCTCATTGGCTGGCACATTAAAACTGAATAAGTTAATTGCACTATGGGATGACAACGGCATCTCTATCGATGGCAAAGTGGTTTCTTGGTTTAATGAAGATACTCCGAAGCGTTTTGAAGCTTATGGCTGGAATGTCATTCGCGATGTCGACGGTCATGATGCCGAAGCTGTATCTAAGGCGATTACTAAAGCTAAAAAAAGCGATAAACCAACGCTGATCTGCTGTAAAACCGCTATTGGCCAGGGTTCGCCAAATATGGCTGGTAGCGATAAAGTTCATGGTTCACCATTGGGTGCCGCTGAAATTGCAGCAACTCGTGTTGCATTAAATTGGCCATATGCCCCATTTGAAATTCCGAAAGATATTTACTCTGCTTGGGATTTTAAAAAGCGCGGCCAAGCTGCTGAGCATGAGTGGAACAAAGAATTCCAGAAGTATAAAAACAAGTTCCCGGAGCTTGCTTCAGAATTGCAGCGTCGTATGAGGGGTGACTTGTCAAATGATTTTTCATCCACACTAAATGCCTATCTAAAAGCTTGCCAATCAAAAGCAGAAACTATTGCTACTCGCAAAGCAAGTCAAAATGCGATTGAAGCATTAGCACCAGCTTTGCCAGAATTTATGGGGGGCTCTGCAGACTTAACGGGTTCAAACCTGACCAATTGGTCGACCTGCAAACCTGTGCGCGGTGATCAGTGGGGTAATCATATCAATTACGGTGTGCGTGAATTTGGTATGAGCGCCATCATGAATGGAATTGCTTTGCATGGTGGATACATCCCATTTGGCGGCACTTTCTTAACTTTCTCTGATTACAGTCGCAATGCTATTCGTATGGCTGCATTGATGAAGTTGCGTAGCATTTTTGTCTTTACCCACGACTCTATTGGTCTGGGTGAAGATGGCCCCACCCACCAGTCTGTAGAGCATGTAGCTAGCTTACGCCTGATCCCAAATCTCATGGTCTGGCGTCCTTGCGATACAACTGAGAGCGCTGTTGCTTGGGGCGCAGCGCTTGAGCGCAAAAATGGCCCAAGCGCTTTAATCTTCAGTCGTCAAAATTGCCCGTTTGTTTCTCGTAATAGCCAACAAATTAAAGATATTGCTCGCGGTGGCTACGTCTTGCGTGATCCAAAGTCTGGGAAGATTGATGCAGTCATTATTGCCACTGGCTCTGAAATTGCACTAGCATTACAGACAGCAGAACGTTTAGAAAAAGAGAGCTCAGGCAAGATTGGTATTCGTGTTGTATCAATGCCTTCGACTACGGTATTTGATCAGCAAGATGCCACCTACAAAGCAAAAGTATTGCCAGCCAATATTCCACGTGTTGCCATTGAAGCGGGCGTGAGTGATTTCTGGTGGAAGTATGGCTGTGCAGCTGTTCATGGCGTGGATACCTTCGGTGAGTCTGCGCCTGCTGGGCAGCTGTATGAATACTTTGGTTTAACGGTCGACCAAATTGCAAAGACTGTTAAGCAATGCATCGCTCAGAAGTGA
- a CDS encoding NADP-dependent malic enzyme, translating into MSKENSKEQQIAALREAALQYHEFPVPGKIEIAPTKQLTNQRDLALAYTPGVAAPCEEIVKDPANAFKYTARGNLVGVITNGTAVLGLGNIGPLASKPVMEGKAVLFKKFAGIDVFDIEVNENDPDKLVEIIAALEPTFGGINLEDIKAPDCFVVERKLQARMKIPVFHDDQHGTAIVVAAAILNGLKVVGKDVGNVKLVTSGAGAAALACLDLLVDLGIPRKNIWVTDLAGVAYKGRKELMDPEKEPFCQETDLRTLDDVIAGADIFLGLSAGGVLKQDMVKKMADKPLIYALANPTPEILPEEVKAVRPDAVMATGRTDYPNQVNNVLCFPFIFRGALDVGATTITRGMEVAAVKAVAELAQAEQSEVVTSVYGIENLSFGPEYLIPKPFDPRLITVIAPAVAKAAMDDGVASRPIKDFDAYRNQLQQFVYHSGTLMKPLFSIAKRVPANQKRIVFAEGEDERVLRAVQIILDEHLATPILIGRPAVIEHRIEKFGLRMKTGDDFEIVNPENDSRFRDFWQTYLALTERKGVTQSFAKLEVRRRNSLIGSLLIQKGMADGMISGTVGNIATHLKYVDEVIGPEPGANVYGAMSGLILPGRQVFLVDTHINIDPSACELAELTLMAASEMRKLGLVPKVALLSHSNFGSSNAPSAVKMREVLALLQKADPTLEVDGEMHGDSALDASIREGAVSSSTLKGDANLLVLPNIDAANISYNLLKTAAGNGIAIGPLLLGVAKPIHILTPAATVRRIVNVTTLAVVEAASNARGIS; encoded by the coding sequence ATGAGCAAAGAAAATAGTAAAGAACAGCAAATTGCAGCTTTAAGAGAGGCTGCCCTCCAATATCACGAGTTTCCAGTTCCAGGCAAAATCGAGATTGCCCCAACTAAGCAACTCACTAACCAACGCGATTTAGCGCTTGCTTATACGCCAGGTGTTGCAGCTCCTTGCGAGGAGATTGTTAAAGATCCAGCCAATGCATTTAAGTACACCGCTCGTGGCAATTTAGTTGGTGTGATCACTAACGGTACTGCCGTTTTAGGCTTAGGAAATATTGGTCCATTGGCTAGTAAGCCAGTGATGGAAGGTAAGGCGGTTTTATTTAAGAAGTTTGCTGGTATTGATGTTTTCGATATCGAAGTCAATGAAAACGACCCCGACAAACTCGTAGAAATCATTGCAGCGCTTGAGCCTACTTTTGGCGGCATCAATTTAGAAGATATCAAAGCGCCAGATTGCTTTGTAGTTGAGCGTAAGTTGCAAGCGCGCATGAAGATCCCAGTCTTTCATGATGATCAACACGGTACTGCGATTGTGGTTGCAGCCGCCATTCTCAATGGCTTGAAGGTGGTTGGTAAAGACGTGGGTAATGTGAAGTTGGTTACTTCGGGCGCTGGGGCAGCCGCTTTGGCTTGCTTGGATCTATTGGTTGATCTGGGCATTCCCCGTAAAAACATTTGGGTAACTGACTTAGCAGGTGTTGCATACAAAGGCCGTAAAGAATTGATGGATCCAGAGAAGGAGCCATTCTGCCAAGAGACTGATTTGCGTACTTTGGATGATGTAATTGCTGGCGCCGATATTTTCTTGGGCCTTTCTGCTGGTGGTGTATTAAAGCAAGACATGGTCAAGAAGATGGCGGATAAGCCATTGATCTACGCCTTGGCAAATCCAACCCCAGAAATTTTGCCAGAAGAAGTAAAAGCGGTTCGTCCTGATGCAGTGATGGCTACTGGCCGTACTGATTATCCAAACCAAGTCAACAACGTTCTGTGTTTCCCATTTATTTTCCGTGGTGCGCTTGACGTTGGTGCAACCACCATTACACGCGGCATGGAAGTAGCAGCCGTTAAAGCCGTTGCTGAACTTGCGCAAGCTGAGCAGAGTGAAGTGGTGACTTCGGTTTACGGTATTGAGAACCTATCTTTTGGTCCTGAGTATTTAATTCCAAAACCCTTTGATCCACGATTAATTACAGTAATTGCGCCAGCAGTTGCTAAGGCGGCGATGGATGATGGCGTTGCATCTCGTCCAATTAAAGATTTCGATGCCTATCGCAATCAGTTGCAGCAATTTGTTTATCACTCTGGTACTTTGATGAAGCCCCTCTTCAGTATTGCAAAGAGGGTGCCTGCAAATCAGAAACGCATTGTCTTTGCTGAAGGCGAAGATGAGCGTGTATTGCGTGCAGTACAAATCATTCTTGATGAGCACTTGGCAACCCCAATCCTAATTGGACGCCCAGCGGTTATTGAGCATCGCATTGAGAAGTTTGGCTTGCGCATGAAAACGGGCGATGACTTTGAAATTGTGAACCCAGAGAATGATTCGCGCTTCCGTGATTTCTGGCAAACCTACCTGGCTCTCACTGAGCGCAAGGGAGTAACACAGTCATTTGCCAAACTAGAAGTGCGTCGTCGCAATAGCTTAATTGGTAGCTTGTTAATCCAAAAGGGTATGGCAGACGGCATGATTTCTGGCACGGTAGGCAACATCGCTACCCATCTGAAATACGTTGATGAAGTAATCGGTCCAGAACCTGGCGCCAATGTTTATGGTGCAATGTCTGGATTGATTCTTCCGGGCCGCCAGGTTTTCTTGGTTGATACCCATATCAATATTGATCCAAGCGCATGCGAATTAGCGGAGTTAACTTTAATGGCTGCTAGTGAAATGCGTAAGTTGGGATTGGTTCCAAAAGTGGCTTTACTGTCTCATTCCAATTTCGGTTCTAGCAATGCTCCTTCTGCGGTGAAGATGCGCGAAGTATTGGCCCTTCTCCAAAAAGCGGATCCAACCTTAGAGGTTGATGGCGAGATGCATGGAGACAGTGCCTTAGATGCAAGTATTCGTGAGGGTGCAGTTTCTTCATCAACATTGAAGGGTGATGCCAATCTCTTGGTGCTCCCAAATATTGATGCGGCTAACATTTCCTACAACTTGTTAAAAACTGCCGCAGGCAATGGGATTGCGATTGGGCCACTGCTGTTGGGTGTAGCTAAGCCAATTCATATTCTGACTCCAGCTGCTACGGTCCGTAGGATTGTGAATGTGACCACTTTGGCGGTAGTTGAGGCTGCTAGCAACGCAAGAGGCATTTCCTAG
- the mtgA gene encoding monofunctional biosynthetic peptidoglycan transglycosylase, with the protein MRWIAYIVKCLLAGFVAMQVYFAVQIALWISLDPSTTAFQRAERWRLCTWHWSCPVYSMWTPYDKISNNLKRAVLVSEDDIFFQHKGVRVEDMQKAWEKNQQKSQLGGKAKMPLRGGSTITQQLAKNLFLSSEQNYFRKGQELIITGLLELTLPKQRLFEIYLNSVEWGEGIFGIGAASAHYYATVPAALDLDQSAALASALPAPKCFDKEQYCRRGSINYPARQEFILENMGRVALAPVPQSKTTTKNTK; encoded by the coding sequence ATGCGCTGGATAGCTTACATAGTCAAATGCTTGTTGGCAGGTTTTGTGGCGATGCAGGTGTACTTTGCTGTTCAGATTGCTTTGTGGATAAGCTTGGATCCCAGCACTACAGCGTTTCAGAGGGCTGAGCGTTGGCGTTTATGTACTTGGCATTGGTCCTGCCCGGTGTATTCCATGTGGACCCCTTATGACAAGATTTCGAATAATCTCAAGCGAGCAGTTTTAGTAAGTGAAGACGATATCTTTTTCCAGCACAAAGGTGTTCGTGTTGAAGATATGCAAAAAGCTTGGGAAAAAAATCAGCAAAAATCACAACTCGGTGGCAAAGCTAAAATGCCTCTTCGTGGTGGATCGACTATTACTCAACAGCTTGCAAAGAATTTGTTCTTGTCATCAGAGCAAAATTATTTCCGTAAGGGACAAGAGCTCATCATTACTGGACTCTTAGAGCTGACTCTCCCAAAACAAAGATTGTTTGAAATCTATCTCAATTCGGTAGAGTGGGGCGAAGGTATTTTCGGTATTGGGGCAGCTTCTGCCCACTATTACGCCACGGTTCCCGCGGCATTAGATCTTGACCAGTCAGCGGCTCTAGCCTCTGCACTGCCAGCGCCAAAGTGTTTTGATAAAGAACAGTATTGCCGTAGAGGAAGTATTAACTATCCTGCTCGCCAAGAATTTATTCTAGAAAATATGGGTCGAGTTGCTTTGGCGCCCGTACCGCAATCCAAGACCACAACTAAAAATACGAAGTAG